Proteins found in one Pocillopora verrucosa isolate sample1 chromosome 12, ASM3666991v2, whole genome shotgun sequence genomic segment:
- the LOC131780765 gene encoding radial spoke head 1 homolog — MSSDEETIPDDDGLPYLGEYDGERNELDERHGFGRAKLPNGDTYEGYYENGKRHGKGTYRFKNGARYIGYYIESKKNGDGVFLYPDGSKYEGSWINDLRSGFGTYTYPNGDTYEGEWIQGRRHGQGVYTYKATGSRYDGRWLQGKMHDEGQLIHSNHRYVGDFEENKPRGRGRYVFDSGCEQIGKYVWKEKEILSEHEEDEPEIVILPMWEGKEICSLTDEQ; from the exons ATGTCGTCTGATGAGGAAACCATTCCAGATGACGATGGTTTGCCATATTTAGGAGAATACGATGGTGAAAGAAACGAACTGGATGAACGACATGGTTTTGGGCGAGCGAAGCTTCCCAACGGTGATACCTACGAGGGATATTACGAAAATGGCAAGCGGCACGGGAAAGGAACCTACAG ATTCAAAAATGGAGCGCGCTACATTGGTTACTACATAGAGAGCAAGAAAAATGGTGACGGCGTGTTCTTATATCCAGATGGTTCCAAGTATGAAGGGTCCTGGATCAACGATTTACGAAGCGGCTTTGGTACTTACACTTACCCCAACGGAGACACCTACGAAGGGGAATGGATACAGGGGCGTAGACACGGCCAGGGAGTTTATACGTACAAAGCAACCGGCTCGCGTTACGATGGGAGATGGTTGCAAGGCAAAATGCACGATGAAGGTCAACTCATTCACTCAAACCACAGATATGTAggtgattttgaagaaaacaagccAAGAGGCCGTGGGAGGTACGTTTTCGACTCGGGTTGCGAGCAGATTGGAAAGTACGTATGGAAAGAGAAGGAGATTTTAAGCGAACATGAAGAGGACGAACCTGAAATTGTGATTTTACCGATGTGGGAGGGAAAAGAGATTTGCTCATTAACAGACGAACAGTGA